From Abiotrophia defectiva ATCC 49176:
TAGAATTAATTCTGGCCGATTTGGAAACCATCGATAAGCGTATTGGACGTGTAGCCAAACTAGCTAAATCTAAAGATAAAGATGCAGTAGCGGAATTAGAGGTTCTAGAAAAGTTAAAAGCTGCGCTAGAAGACAATCAACTGGCTAACTCTGTTGACTTCTACGATGAACAACTACCTTATGTACGCAACCTCTTCCTCTTGACACGCAAAAAGATGCTTTACGTTGCCAATATTGGTGAAGATGAAGTGGTGGATCCTTCGGATAACCCATATTTAGCTCAGGTGCGCGAGCTAGCGGCTAGCCAAGGTGCAGATGTCGTACCAATTTGTGCGCGTTTGGAAGAAGAAATTGCTGAATTGGATGATGAAGAGAAGGCTGTCTTCTTGGAAGACTTCGGTTTGCAAGAATCTGGTTTGGACCGTCTTATCCAACATGTCTATAGCCTCTTAGGACTAGCCACTTACTTTACGGCTGGGGAACAAGAAGTTCGAGCTTGGACCTTCAAACAAGGTATGAAGGCGCCACAAGCAGCTGGGATTATTCACTCTGACTTTGAACGTGGCTTTATCCGAGCTGAGACGGTTTCTTATCAAGATTTAGTCACTTACCAAAGTATGCAGGCCGCCAAAGAAGCAGGTCGTGTACGTTCAGAAGGTAAAGAATACGTTGTACAAGACGGCGACATTATGCTGTTCCGCTTTAACGTATAGCCTATAGGAGGAAAAATCATGACTGAAGAAATTAAACAAACAGAGCAAGTAGAGACGGAAGCAGAGGTTGCAGTTGAGGAGGCTTCTGCCAGCTTAACAGAGTCAGAAATTTTTGGCCGTTTAACCAAACGCAACCAACAATATATGTTGACCCTGGATAGAAACTTAGCAGCTGCTAATCTAACCGAGTCTATTCGACAACAAATCTACCAAGAAATGTGCGAAACCTTGGAAGAGGGTCAACAGACCGGGCAGACTGCCCGTCAATTATATGGCACGCCGACTGAATGTACGGCTGTTATCTTAGAACAGCGGTTTCCTAGCGATGAAGAAGGCGAGCGCTCAGCCGATTGGAAGATTGCCCTCGATGGTGGCTTACTATTAGGATCTGTCTTTACTTTGATTACGGGCTTCTCACTTATGCGACAAGGGCAAAATAGTGAAGCAACCATTAACAATATGGGCTTAATCACCTTAATCGTTAACTACTTAGTGGCAGGGATTGCCATGCTGATTGTGTCCAAGGTGCTACCAGACATGGATGCGCCTAAAGGCAAGCGCGGCTACTTTAAATACTTCTCTGTGTCTTCTCTGGCTATGCTAGGGTGGATTGTTGCTGTCAGCATCTCGAGCGTCATCTTCCCAACGGCTATCAATCCAGTCTTTCCATATGATATCTACTTCATTATAGGGGGCTTGACCTTCCTCTTGCGCTTCTATCTCAAAAAGCGGTGGAATATCAAGGGTGGCCTTTTCTAACAAAATTGAAAGACCGATTCAGTCGTAAACTGAGTCGGTTTTTTAGTATGCAAGATCTAGGAGATTAAAGTAAAGCAACAAGATTAGAATTTAAAAAGAATGAGCCTTTAGGCTTGCTCCTAAGGGGCGAAAGTGGTATTTTATTAAAAATAACTGTTGCTGAGAAGTCAAAGGAGGAAATAGAATGTCAGGTTGGGAAACAAAATTTGTACGTGAAGGATACACATTTGACGATGTCTTGCTGGTGCCAGCGCGCAGCGAGGTATTGCCAAATGATGTGGATTTAAGAGTTGAGTTAGCGCCTAATCTAAAATTGAATATTCCAATTATTAGTGCCAGCATGGATACTGTGACGGATTCGACCATGGCAATCGCTATGGCCCGTCAAGGTGGACTGGGTGTCATCCATAAAAACATGTCCATTCAAGAACAGGCTGAAGAAGTTCGTAAGGTAAAACGTTCAGAAAATGGCGTCATCATCGATCCTTTCTATTTAACACCTGACAATACGATTGAGGATGCGGAAGAATTAATGAGCCGTTATCGGATTAGTGGGGTACCGATTGTAGAGAGCCTTGAAAGCCGTAAGTTAGTCGGGATTATTACCAACCGTGACCTCCGTTTCATTCCAGATTATAGCCATAAGATTGTGGAATACATGACGCATGAAAAATTGGTAACTGCTCCGGTTGGGACGACCCTAGAAGAGGCAGAAAAGATTCTTCATCAACACCGGATTGAAAAATTACCAATTGTCGACGAATCAGGTCGACTATCCGGCTTAATCACCATTAAAGATATTGAGAAAGTCATTCAATTCCCTAACTCTGCCAAGGATCAACACGGTCGCCTTTTAGTTGCGGCGGCTGTAGGGATTACCAGTGATACTTTCGATCGCGCAAGTGCCCTCATTGCTGAGCAAGTAGATGCTTTGGTCATTGATACTGCCCATGGCCACAGTGCTGGGGTTATCCGTAAGATTAAGGAAATTCGTGAGACCTTCCCAGATGTCACCATAATCGCTGGTAACGTGGCAACTGCTCAAGCCACTCGGGACCTCTTTGAAGTAGGGGTAGATGTCGTTAAAGTCGGGATTGGACCAGGTTCTATCTGTACTACCCGGGTTGTAGCCGGTGTCGGTGTGCCTCAATTAACTGCTATTTATGACTGTGCGACAGCTGCCAAAGAATACGGCAAGGCTATTATTGCAGATGGTGGGATTAAATATTCAGGGGATATCGTTAAAGCCCTTGCCGCTGGCGGCCATGCGGTCATGCTAGGGAGCATGTTGGCTGGTACGGACGAGTCACCAGGTGAATTTGAAATCTACCAAGGCCGTCGTTTCAAGGTTTATCGTGGTATGGGTAGCTTAGCTTCAATGGAAAAAGGTTCAAGCGACCGTTACTTCCAAGCCACCAACGAAGCCAACAAACGTGTACCTGAAGGGATTGAAGGTCGCGTTGCCTACAAGGGAAGCGTGGCGGATATTGTCTTCCAAATGATTGGGGGCCTTCGCTCAGGGATGGGATACTGTGGAACACCAAATCTCCAATCCCTACGTGAAGATGCGCAATTTATCCGCATGAGTGGTGCAGGCTTGATTGAGTCTCACCCACACGACGTTCAAATCACCAAGGAATCACCTAACTACTCTCGTAGCTAAAGATTTTAAATGAGATGCCTCTAGGGGCATCTTTTCTTTGTCTATAACTTTTAATAAAACTTAAGACACAGGGCATCTGGTTTGATGTATAATGAAGGAGACTTGATAAGAAAGTGAGGACAGCAAGATGCGAATTTTGGTAGCAGATGACGATCGCGAAATTGTTGAATTACTCAATATTTATCTTCATAATGAAGGTTACGACGTAATTAAGGCCTATAACGGCCATCAAGCCTTAAGTTACATTAAAAACGATGTGGACCATGAAATTGGCCTAATCATTTTGGATATTATGATGCCAAAAGTTGATGGAATGCAGGTCCTAGATAAGTTGCGCGCTGCAAACTATGAGACGCCCGTCTTAATGTTGAGCGCCAAAAGTTCAGATCAAGACAAAATTCAAGGACTGACCAGTGGGGCTGATGATTATGTTACTAAGCCATTCAACCCATTAGAAATTATTGCGCGGGTCAAATCCATCTTGCGTCGCCAGTCCACCTACCAGAAGGAAGTGGCAGAGCCGGATGTAATCGAGATTGGCCCTTTAATTATTCGACGCGCTTCCCACGAAGTAAAGACCTTAACGGATAAGGACATTCAGTTGACGGCTTTAGAATTTGGTATTCTATATCTTTTGGCTAGCCATCCCAACCAAGTCTTTAGTGCCGAAGAAATATTTGAAGCCGTTTGGAACCAAGAAAGTATTGTGTCAGCCAAGACGGTTATGGTCCATGTCAGCCATTTGCGGGATAAGATTGAAGTGGCCACAGAAGGTGAACGTGTCATTCAGACCGTATGGGGAGTAGGTTATAAGATTGAAGGATAAGGATAAAAAATCGCCTCAACCACTCAGCATGAGCTTGACGCGAAGCGAGCGGAGCGAACTCATCGTAGAAGCCATTATTACCATGAGTTTAATCTTCTTACTCTATCTCAGCGCTCTCTTGATCTATCGCCAAGCCATTGATTATAAATTAAACTTCTTTGGCCTAGATACTACGCTACGCCATATGCTAGGCTTAACACGCCAACAAATTATTGTCTCCGTCTATATTTTTTCTCTTGCCTCCTGTGTGGTTGCTATCCTTGTCACCAATTGGCGGGTCAAGCGACGCATTAATCAAATGAAGTTAGCCCACATTCTGGACTATCTTAAATATATTGCGCAAGGCCACTATGAGATTCGTATTCCTCAGACAGACTTAGGTGAGATGGATGAAGTTGTCAGCTCAATCAATCATTTGGTAGATAGCACGGTCAAGGCCATTGAAGAAGAACGGAAGATTGAAAAGTCGAAGGATGAGCTTATTACTAATATCGGACATGATATCCGTACGCCTTTGACTTCTGTCATAGGTTACCTAGGTTTGATTGAGAACCAACAATATCATAGTCAGGAAGAACTAGCCCGTTATGCCCACGTTGCCTATCGGAAGGCCCAGCAGATGCAGAGCTTGGTTCAGGACCTCTTTACTTATACAGCTACTCGTCAGACGACGACGGAAATCAGACCAGTTCAGGTTCAGGTACTACGTTTCATGGAACAGTTAGTGGCTGACTTCGAACTTAACGCCAGAGAAAAAGCCATTGAGCTACGCTTGGATATCCGGCCGCAGAACTTGCTTGCTAGCTTTGATGTCGATAAGATGGCGCGAGTTTTCCATAACCTTTTATCCAATGCACTTAAATATGGTGCTGGCGCACATTATATTGAGTTATTAGCCTATCAAGAAGAAGACTATATCTACTTTAAAGTTAAGAATGATGGTCAACCGCTTGATAAGAGCGAGTTAGAAGATATTTTCCAAAGAAGCTATCGGGCTGATCAGTCACGTAGCGCTAACCAACCTGGAACAGGCTTAGGATTAGCAATCGTCCGTAATATCGTCGAACTTCATCATGGCCGTGTTTATGCCACGGTAGAAGGAAAAGAAACAATTTTTACTATTGAAATCCCCCAAAAATCCCCCCAATAATAAGGTGTACTATGAAAAAAAGTAATTTCTTCCTAGCCTTTTTAGGTCTATGGCTAGGACTACAGGCTTTAGCCACAACGGCTATCCAAGCAGTTGGGACAGAGCCCAATCTCAACGCTCAGTCTGCGATTGCGGTAGATGCTGCTAGTGGACAAATTTTATATCAGAAGAATCCAATGGCACTACTAGAAGTAGGAAATTTGACCAAGCTGCTTAGTTTGCTAATCATCTATGATGCGCTAGACCAAGAGAGCATTCATTTGGATGATCGTGTGACTCTATCTAATGAGGCTTATGCCCTGAGTCAGAATTATGAATTGTCCAATGTACCGTTACGACAAGACTTAGATTACTCTGTCGCCGAACTTTTAGAGGCGGTTGAAATTGGCTCTGCTAACGGGGCTCTCCTAGCCCTAGCTGAGCACACAGCAGGTAGCAAAGAAGCTTTCCAAGACTTAATGCAAGCCAAGGTTCAATCCATACTAGTGGATTCAGATAAGATTGATGAGGTTGACCGAGGAGAGTGGCAGGCCCTAGTTCCTGAGCTTGTTAATCTAACGGGCCTTGTAGAACAAGAAGAAGGTGTGGCAAGCAAGCAGCAGAATAAGCTCAATGCTATCATTCTAGCAGCTATAAGCTACCAATTAGTCAGTCGCCATCCTGAACTCTTAGACAATACCAAAATAGCTGCTAAGCTCTTCCGCCAAGGGACTGATGATCAGTTTGAGATGCATAACAGCAACCAAATGTTAGCCGGCCAAGCCTATGAATATGACCAAGTTGATGGGCTACTAAGTGCCTCGACAGCTCACGATGGCTATGGAACGGTCCAGACCATGGCGCGCGATAATTTTCGCGTTATTGTTCTCACACTAGGAAATAGCGAGTCAGCTCAAAGCTATCATGATAGTAAGAAACTGTTAGATTATGTATATGGGACCTATCAGCTTAAACGCGTTATCTCTACAGGAGATTCGGTCACGCAGATTACTCAATTGTTAGCTCACGATGGTGAACCTGAGCAAGTACAGGCCTATTATGGCGAAAATTTAGACCTCGCAATTCCTATTGTTGATACCACGCCTCGCATTGATTATCTCTTTGAGCCAGATTCTAACCTAGTGACAGCCATTGACAATGGTTGGAATATTCAGGCGCCGCAAGCGGGTGGACAAGCAATTGGACAGGTGCAGGCAGTTATTAAGCAACATGCTATGCAGTTTCTTCCTACAAGTAAGACCAACCGTGTCAGTGTCAAGCTCAGCCATGACATTAAGGAAGCAGGATTTATGGCCAAGTTTTGGCGCGGGCTTGGCCGTTTCTTCAGCGGTCTAGCAGAAGGAATTCGGCAGTTCTTTACCAGACTATTCAATTAATTTTGAAGGGGAAGCTTTAGGGCTTCCCCTTTAATATATTGAATAGGCAATATATTGTGGTAATGACACAATGGCTTAAGCTATAAAATGTAGAAAATAGCTATACGGAGCCAAAGGCAAAGTAGTTAAGAAAAAAAGAATTATAGCACTATATTTAGGGAAGACTAAAAATTAAAACTACTAGATATAGTAGGTGGAGAAAAAGTTAATAAAAGGTGAAAAAAATGTAGGAAAAGTATTGACGAAGAGAAGGATTCATGCTAATATATAGAAGTTGTCACGTGGTGACAACAAGCACATTGAAAACTAAACAAAGACACACCAAGAATGTGAGGGTCATCGAGGAAAACTTGATGAACAACCAACAATTCGGCAGCAGACAAGCTGGGTAAAAAACAAGCTAGTAAAGAAATGAGTCAAGTAGACTTATGAAATTATTTTCATGAGAGTTTGATCCTGGCTCAGGACGAACGCTGGCGGCGTGCCTAATACATGCAAGTCGAACGAACCGCGACTAGGTGCTTGCACTAAGTCAAGGTGAGTGGCGAACGGGTGAGTAACACGTGGGTAACCTACCTCATAGTGGGGGATAACAGTCGGAAACGACTGCTAATACCGCATAGGACATAGGATCACATGATCCAGTGAGGAAAGGTGGCGCAAGCTATCGCTAAGAGATGGACCCGCGGTGCATTAGCTAGTTGGTAGGGTAACGGCCTACCAAGGCGATGATGCATAGCCGACCTGAGAGGGTGATCGGCCACATTGGGACTGAGACACGGCCCAAACTCCTACGGGAGGCAGCAGTAGGGAATCTTCCGCAATGGACGCAAGTCTGACGGAGCAACGCCGCGTGAGTGAAGAAGGTCTTCGGATCGTAAAGCTCTGTTGTTAGAGAAGAACAGCGCATAGAGTAACTGTTATGCGTGTGACGGTATCTAACCAGAAAGCCACGGCTAACTACGTGCCAGCAGCCGCGGTAATACGTAGGTGGCGAGCGTTGTCCGGATTTATTGGGCGTAAAGGGAGTGTAGGCGGTCTTTTAAGTCTGATGTGAAAGCCCACGGCTCAACCGTGGAGGGTCATTGGAAACTGGGAGACTTGAGTGCAGAAGAGGAGAGCGGAATTCCATGTGTAGCGGTGAAATGCGTAGATATATGGAGGAACACCAGTGGCGAAGGCGGCTCTCTGGTCTGTAACTGACGCTGAGGCTCGAAAGCGTGGGGAGCAAACAGGATTAGATACCCTGGTAGTCCACGCCGTAAACGATGAGTGCTAAGTGTTGGAGGGGTTCCACCCTTCAGTGCTGGAGTTAACGCAATAAGCACTCCGCCTGGGGAGTACGGCCGCAAGGCTGAAACTCAAAGGAATTGACGGGGACCCGCACAAGCGGTGGAGCATGTGGTTTAATTCGAAGCAACGCGAAGAACCTTACCAGGTCTTGACATCCCGACGACCGCTCTAGAGATAGAGTTTTTCTTCGGAACGTCGGTGACAGGTGGTGCATGGTTGTCGTCAGCTCGTGTCGTGAGATGTTGGGTTAAGTCCCGCAACGAGCGCAACCCCTATAACTAGTTGCCAGCATTAAGATGGGGACTCTAGTTAGACTGCCGGTGACAAACCGGAGGAAGGTGGGGATGACGTCAAATCATCATGCCCCTTATGACCTGGGCTACACACGTGCTACAATGGATGGTACAACGAGCAGCGAACTCGCGAGGGTAAGCGAATCTCTAAAAGCCATTCTCAGTTCGGATTGTAGTCTGCAACTCGACTACATGAAGCCGGAATCGCTAGTAATCGCGGATCAGCACGCCGCGGTGAATACGTTCCCGGGTCTTGTACACACCGCCCGTCACACCACGAGAGTTTGTAACACCCGAAGCCGGTGGCCTAACCTTTTAGGAGGGAGCCGTCGAAGGTGGGATAGATGATTGGGGTGAAGTCGTAACAAGGTAGCCGTATCGGAAGGTGCGGCTGGATCACCTCCTTTCTAAGGAGTAACGGAACCTCACGGAGCTTGCGTCTTTGTTTAGTTTTGAGTGTGCTCACACTCAAAACTTGCACATTGAAAACTGAATAACCAAACAAACCGTTTTATCATCCGACAGGATGGATGGTAAAACACATTATTTCTAAAATAATGAACCGAGAATTGACCGAGTCTGTAAGAAATTACAGAGTAAGAAAAAAATAGCGCGAAAGTATCATGCATCAAGTATGATCGTGGTTAAGAAACAAAGGGCGCACGGTGAATGCCTTGGCACTAGGAGCCGAAGAAGGACGTGACGAACGACGAAATGCTTTGGGGAGCTGTAAGTGAGCTAAGATCCAGAGATATCCGAATGGGGGAACCCGGCTAGCGTAATGGCTAGTCACACCTAAGGGT
This genomic window contains:
- the ychF gene encoding redox-regulated ATPase YchF; this encodes MALTAGIVGLPNVGKSTLFNAITKAGVEAANYPFATIDPNVGIVEVPDQRLIEITKLVKPKKTVPTAIEFTDIAGIVKGASRGEGLGNKFLSHIRQVDAICHVVRCFADGNITHVSGKVDPLSDIETINLELILADLETIDKRIGRVAKLAKSKDKDAVAELEVLEKLKAALEDNQLANSVDFYDEQLPYVRNLFLLTRKKMLYVANIGEDEVVDPSDNPYLAQVRELAASQGADVVPICARLEEEIAELDDEEKAVFLEDFGLQESGLDRLIQHVYSLLGLATYFTAGEQEVRAWTFKQGMKAPQAAGIIHSDFERGFIRAETVSYQDLVTYQSMQAAKEAGRVRSEGKEYVVQDGDIMLFRFNV
- a CDS encoding DUF1129 domain-containing protein; the protein is MTEEIKQTEQVETEAEVAVEEASASLTESEIFGRLTKRNQQYMLTLDRNLAAANLTESIRQQIYQEMCETLEEGQQTGQTARQLYGTPTECTAVILEQRFPSDEEGERSADWKIALDGGLLLGSVFTLITGFSLMRQGQNSEATINNMGLITLIVNYLVAGIAMLIVSKVLPDMDAPKGKRGYFKYFSVSSLAMLGWIVAVSISSVIFPTAINPVFPYDIYFIIGGLTFLLRFYLKKRWNIKGGLF
- the guaB gene encoding IMP dehydrogenase gives rise to the protein MSGWETKFVREGYTFDDVLLVPARSEVLPNDVDLRVELAPNLKLNIPIISASMDTVTDSTMAIAMARQGGLGVIHKNMSIQEQAEEVRKVKRSENGVIIDPFYLTPDNTIEDAEELMSRYRISGVPIVESLESRKLVGIITNRDLRFIPDYSHKIVEYMTHEKLVTAPVGTTLEEAEKILHQHRIEKLPIVDESGRLSGLITIKDIEKVIQFPNSAKDQHGRLLVAAAVGITSDTFDRASALIAEQVDALVIDTAHGHSAGVIRKIKEIRETFPDVTIIAGNVATAQATRDLFEVGVDVVKVGIGPGSICTTRVVAGVGVPQLTAIYDCATAAKEYGKAIIADGGIKYSGDIVKALAAGGHAVMLGSMLAGTDESPGEFEIYQGRRFKVYRGMGSLASMEKGSSDRYFQATNEANKRVPEGIEGRVAYKGSVADIVFQMIGGLRSGMGYCGTPNLQSLREDAQFIRMSGAGLIESHPHDVQITKESPNYSRS
- a CDS encoding response regulator transcription factor, coding for MRILVADDDREIVELLNIYLHNEGYDVIKAYNGHQALSYIKNDVDHEIGLIILDIMMPKVDGMQVLDKLRAANYETPVLMLSAKSSDQDKIQGLTSGADDYVTKPFNPLEIIARVKSILRRQSTYQKEVAEPDVIEIGPLIIRRASHEVKTLTDKDIQLTALEFGILYLLASHPNQVFSAEEIFEAVWNQESIVSAKTVMVHVSHLRDKIEVATEGERVIQTVWGVGYKIEG
- a CDS encoding HAMP domain-containing sensor histidine kinase, with amino-acid sequence MKDKDKKSPQPLSMSLTRSERSELIVEAIITMSLIFLLYLSALLIYRQAIDYKLNFFGLDTTLRHMLGLTRQQIIVSVYIFSLASCVVAILVTNWRVKRRINQMKLAHILDYLKYIAQGHYEIRIPQTDLGEMDEVVSSINHLVDSTVKAIEEERKIEKSKDELITNIGHDIRTPLTSVIGYLGLIENQQYHSQEELARYAHVAYRKAQQMQSLVQDLFTYTATRQTTTEIRPVQVQVLRFMEQLVADFELNAREKAIELRLDIRPQNLLASFDVDKMARVFHNLLSNALKYGAGAHYIELLAYQEEDYIYFKVKNDGQPLDKSELEDIFQRSYRADQSRSANQPGTGLGLAIVRNIVELHHGRVYATVEGKETIFTIEIPQKSPQ